CCGGAAGTCCTCCAGCGTCGGCGGGACCATCCGGTCCTCGGCCACCCCGTCGGCCGGGACGACGACGCGGAACAGCCCGTCCCCGAGGGGCCCGAGGCCGAAGCGCAGCTGGGTCTTGCGCACCTCGGCCGTCACGGCGGCCACCTCCTCCGGCGGCGTGGCGACCTCCATCTCGCCCAGCAGCGTCTCGACCCGGGACGGCTCGCCGGGGAAGCCCACCCCGAGCAGCCTCCGTACGGTGCTGCGACCGCCGTCGCAGCCGACGAGATACCGCGCGCGCAGCTGCGTCCCGTCGCTCAGCGAGGCGGTCACCCCGTCGTCGTCCTGGCTCAGCCCGACCAGCTCGCAGCCCCGCCGGAGCTCGGCGCCGAGCTCGGCGGCGTGCTCGGCCAGCAGCCGGTCGGTGACCGTCTGCCGGATGCCCAGCGTGTACGGATGCGCGGTGTCCAGCCGGTCCGGCCACTGCTTGACGATGCCGGCGAAGAAACCGCCCGTCGAGTGCTGGGTGCCGTGCGCGAGGAACCGGTCCAGCAGACCGCGCTGATCCATCAGCTCGGTGCTGCGGATGTGCAGGCCGAGCGCGCGGACCACCTTGGTGGGCTCCGCATCCTTCTCCAGCACGACCACCCGCACGCCGTGCAGCCGCAGCTCGGCGGCCAGCATCAAGCCGGTCGGCCCGGCCCCGGCGACGATCACGTCGATCATGAAACCCCCGTCTCGATCCCGGTTCGAGGCGCGAGTCTGCGGCACGAACCGGGGCTTGCCGCAAGGCCCCCGACCCGCTGTACGTGAGGAGTGGCAGGAAGTTCTCCACTGCCTTTTGTCTACTGTGGACGGACAGGTGCGCCGGCGGGCACCAGGTCGGCGACCCGCCGACTGCCGACCCGGACCTGCCGGGACCGCGCGGTGAACGGCGCCTCGACGTACCGGTAGAGCAGCATGGTCCCGGCGAACGAGAGCACGACCGCGAGAGTGGCGACCCCGAGACGTCCCGGCGCGGTCACCGTGAGCGCGCCCGCCAGCCCGAAGGTGGTGGCGAGGATCGGCCCGTGCGCGAGGTACAGCGAGTACGACCGCTCGCCGATCCAGGCCAGGCCGGCCGTCGCCATCCGGGTCCGGGACGAGCGGCGCTCGGCCGCGAGGCAGCAGACCAGCAGCGCCCCGAACGCGAGCCCGGCGATCGGGTCGAAGAACAGGTCCGTGACCGCGAACCGGTTGCCGGCGAGGCTGGTCCAGCCCGCCCGGTGCCGGAACAGCTCCATCATCAGGACGAGGCCGGCGATGGTGAGCACCGGTCCGGACAGCGCGCCGGTCAGCGCCCGCGGCAGCCGCTGCGTGCCGGCCCACCACTGGGCGATGAACGCGCCGGTGAACCACTCCGCCATCCGGGCCGGCGCCTGCTGGAAGGCCAGCTCCGCCATCCAGGACCAGCGGCCGGCCCCGGGCGGGAAGCTCTTCGGCACGCTCGGCAGCACCAGCTCCGCCGCCAGCCGGTACGCCAGGCAGGCCGCCAGCGCGATCAGCAGCCAGCGCCAGGCGGGGATCCGGCGCAGCCGGCCGACGACCGCGGCGTACACGAGGTAGATCTGTTCCTCGAGCGCGAGGCTCCAGCTGATCGACAGCCAGCTGGGCGGGATGAACGTCCCGGCGAGCAGGCTCAGGTGTGTGCCGAGCAGCACCCAGACGGAGATCGGCGCACCGTGCGGTCCCCAC
The Mycobacteriales bacterium genome window above contains:
- a CDS encoding acyltransferase, translated to MRRSVAVDALRAVAILLVMVHHLDIGVLVGGSGWLWPVKQLHEAGFLGVSLFLVLSGFSIHQRVASGGSFAARPFLIRRFVRLQPTYYVALAFALLLLLVGVLAGHPWPQPRWGPHGAPISVWVLLGTHLSLLAGTFIPPSWLSISWSLALEEQIYLVYAAVVGRLRRIPAWRWLLIALAACLAYRLAAELVLPSVPKSFPPGAGRWSWMAELAFQQAPARMAEWFTGAFIAQWWAGTQRLPRALTGALSGPVLTIAGLVLMMELFRHRAGWTSLAGNRFAVTDLFFDPIAGLAFGALLVCCLAAERRSSRTRMATAGLAWIGERSYSLYLAHGPILATTFGLAGALTVTAPGRLGVATLAVVLSFAGTMLLYRYVEAPFTARSRQVRVGSRRVADLVPAGAPVRPQ